Genomic window (Sediminispirochaeta smaragdinae DSM 11293):
GTCAGTTTTGACAAATATGGGACCGAAAACAGCTATCACTAAAATAAGCGCAGATATTACACTGCCTATGATTATCTGATAATATCGCTTCTTGATTTTTCTCATCATGCTGCCCTTTCGATTTAAGAATAAGTAACTCGTGGATCCAACAATTTATATAGAATATCTATGATCAAATTCACAAGAACGAACATTAATGCCACATACATGATATGGCCTTGTATTAGACTGTAATCCCTTCGGGAGATGGCTGTGACAATAAGATTTCCAGCTCCTGGAATATTAAAAACGGCTTCGGTGACGACCGCGCCTCCTGCCAGCCTCGCTACATTCAGACCTATACCTGTCACTGTTGGAATCATGGCATTCTTGAAGGCATGTTTCATAACCAACAAAAATTTGCTAACCCCCTTGGACTTGGCTGTCCTGATATAGTCAGATCTCAGGACCTCCAGCATGCTTGATCTTGTCAATCTTGCGGTTTCGGAAGCTAATTGCAATCCGAGCGCAAAGGCCGGAAGTATCAAATAATATATAGAAGTCCAGAACCCGGATTCGCTAATCAGCTTATAACCTAACACTGGGAAAATATGTAGGTTTTGTGCAAAAACCAAAATAAGCATCAGGCCTAACCAAAAATTGGGAACAGAAATACCGACCATTGCCAATAAAATGAAAAGTCTATCTAAAAAAGTGTTGTGATTGATGGCTGAGAGTATTCCCATTGGGATTCCCAAAAGAATTGAAACGAGCAACCCCATGGACATTAGTAATAAAGTCGGCTCCATTCTGCTGATGATAAGCTTGGTCACCGACATATCATAGAAATAGGAATTACCAAAATCTCCATGTATAGCCTTTGCAAACCAATTGAGCATTTGTATTAGAAATGGTTTATCCAACCCCATTGTTGTTCGCAATTCTTCTATGCTTTCAGGAGTGGCTTCAGGTCCCAGCATAACACTTGCAGGATCCCCGGGAATCAATCTGACAATTGTAAAGACAAGTACCCCTACGATTAGTAGCACCATGAGAAGACCTAGTATTCTTCTCATGATATCTTTATCCTTCTTGCGATATATGTAATCAATATAGACTCCCTTATTTTAAGAATACGTACCGGTCGAGAACATATCCAAACCGGTATGTATTCTTGAATGTTATTTAGTCAACCACGTATTCCAGTAGAATCGTCTCCATGGAGCAGAAACAGGAATTCCCTTAACATGCTTGTCATAAACAATGGCAGTATTGAAATCACCAATTTTTACAACTGGAAGTTCCTCCCAAATAAGGTTACAGAATGCATGCCATGCCTCGACCCTCTTCTCCTGATTTGCCTCTGTCATCAGATTATTCAGTAGGGCATTCTTGGTATCGGTATTCCACCAACCTGGCCAGCTATTTCCTACAAATGCTATAAGGGCAGGATCGGGCTTTATTGTATAACCGTTACACCACATGTTGTATGCGGTAGGGTCTGTCCTAACTTGTGTCAAGGTTGCCCAGTCGACAATTCTAAGATCAATATTCATACCGGCCTGCTTTAGCTGTTCGGCGACAACCATTGCTGCATTCTTGTCGGAATCGGTTGAATTATTTCCATAGAATACGATTGGTTCTCCTTTATATCCTGCCGCATTAAGATATTGCTTAACCTTCTGCAAATCCTGCTTATTGTAAACATCGGATCCAATATTGTTTTCCCATATGGTTTTCTCAGGACCCCAACCAGGATTACAATCATAAAATTCTTCCTTGCCACCGCAAGCGGCATACATAACCTGATTCATGTCTAAGGCCGATAACACAGCCCTTCTCATATTGATGTTGGTCATGATTCCCTGCTTGAGATTAAAGGTAATAGACATACTGGCCCTCTCGCCAGTAGGCTCGATTACGAGATTATCGTATCCCTTGAACTGATCCAACTGTGTAGCACTGTAGACGCCGACTTTACAGTCGCCACTGGTTAATGCCTGAATCTGGGTCATCGCATCTTTTACAACTATCCAGTACATGGAATCAAGATACTGTTTCTTGGCACCGCCGTAGCCTTTTGGCTCCCCATCGAGACCACAGTAGTCTTCAAATCTTTCAAGCTTGATATATCTATCAGGGCTCCATTCCGCCAATTTATAGGGACCTGTCCCGATATATTTCTTGACCGAAGCATTGCCGGCTTCATCCAAAACATACTTCGGCATCACATACGGTCCTTGATCTTGGAAAGCCAATGCAGTCAGGGCCGTAGGAGAGGGCTGAGATAAGGTCATTTTAATAGTATATTCGTCTAGCACCTCAAGATCTTTCAAGTTTTTGAAAGCCAACTTTGCAAACGACGATTTACTTAACCAACGTTTCAAGGATGCATTCACATCTTCAGCTTTCATCTCCGTGCCGTCCTGAAAAAGGACACCTTGGCGTACGTGGAGAATCAAAGTCGTCTGCCCATCCTGGTATTCCCAGGAGCAAAGGTTCGGAATTGGTTGGCTTTTTTCGTCTAAAGCAAGGACGGTCTCAAAAATATGATAACCAAGCTGCCATACAGGATCTGAGCCAGTCCAATGTACATCAAGAGTATTCATCGGCTGCCATACGAGCCTTAGACTTCCTCCTGTCATCGGTACAGAAGTTTCAACAGTGACATCATTGTCGTCAGAGGGGCTTTCGTTTTGTCCATTTGCAAATAAAGAATTGATACTTACCCAGAACATACCAATCGTCATGAGCAAAACTAAAAGAGCTTTCTTCATACGCACTTCTCCTTTGTGAAATCTTGAATTATTTTATGAGCACTTTTTCTTATCGTCAAGTTATTTTCATGAAAATTTTCTTGTTATAATGAAAATATTTTTATAATTATTTTTATAATAACGAAATAGATACAATCGACTATATACATATAAAGATAATTTTTTAAAATGAGTACTAAATAAAATGTTGAAATGTATATTTTTACGCCTATATGCCATTGTAATAGCCTTTATTTGCGTAACTCTTTTTATCATGCTAAAAGTATTTTAGTAAAAACTTGACAGCTAAAAAAAACAGATCTATCATATTTACATTAAAGAGATTGGTATGGTTAGTAGTATCTATGTATCAGAACATGCCATTCCTTTCTTGTTAGCTGAATAACATCATAATGTTGCCCTCCTGTCAGACATTTTACCAAGCGTACAGGAAACCCTTTAAGCAATTATGAGGAGGCCCGGTTAGTAATGCTGGAAGTCTATAATACACAGGCTGTCTCTCTTAACAATGTAATGACCTTTCGTGTGATGACTCCGAGAAATTATGAAACTTGTAATACTCAATATCCCGTGCTTTATGCCCATGATGGCCAAAATATATTTCAGGATGAAACCTCCGTAGATGGTTATAGCTGGAAATTCGAGGAATATTGCAAAACACATGAGAAGTTTCTTCCGAAGGTGATTATTGTTGCTATTGATTCTCCCCAAACTAATAACAAACGAACGACGTTATATACGCCATTCTCTAAACATTTCGAGGTAAAAAAAGGCAGCACCTTTCCTTCTGATGTTCACGGAAGAGGAAAGGAATATCTTGATTGGATTGTAAATGATTTGAAGCCCTGGATTGATAATCGCTATCGGACCATCCCTGAAGCTAAATATACAGGTATTTGTGGCAACAGCACTGGTTCAGTCATAAGTCTCTACGCTTTATTAAAATATCCATTTGTTTTTAGTCGAATGATTTCAATAAGCGGGGCTTTTTACTATTGGTATGATCTTCTAAAGCCTTGCTTTGAAACTGTCGTGCCCGAGATTGAATATATTTATCTGGATGTTGGGACAAAAGATCAGGGACGTATCACTAAACCAAAAGAATTTGTGGAAGGAAATACTATGATAGCTCAAGAACTTTCAAAACTCGGGTATAATGATAGTCAGATTGCCTATCATGTTTTTCCCGAGGACAAGCACACTAACTATTATTTTGGGAGAAGATTTCCCGATGCCTTGAGATGGATATTTCAGGATTGTAATTAATGATAATGTTTCAAGAAAATGCATAAATATTGGAGATAAACACCAAAAATGGGCGTAACGATAAAAGACGTAGCGAAAAGAAGCGGATTGTCAATTACTACAGTATCTCTAGTTCTAAACAATAAAGCTAAGGAGAATCGTATTTCGGAAAAAACAACTCGTTTGATTACAGACGTGGCTGCAGAACTGAATTATTCTGGTTCAAACTCAAGGAAAGCAAATTATTTAGAAAAACCTACAAAATACTATACGATTGGTTTTGTAGTTTCTTCATATACTTCTCTTTATACACCAGAGATATATCCCAGGATCGAAGCCTGCTGCAGGAAAATTGGATATTTTTCTCTCTTTGCCTCAATGTATACTTGTTTAGAAAACGAAGCTGAATATATAAAACGTTTTACAAAATATCACATAGACGGCATTGTGTTTGATCCTTCACTACTGTCCAAGGATACATCTAAACGTTTCATACAACTTGTAGCTGATGTGAAGATACCTGTAGTTCCTCTTGGACTCGTCAATGATTCGTTCCTGCCCAATTCCATTCAACCTGATCTGAGAAAGGCCGGCTATATGGCAACGGACTATTTAATCAGCAAGGGATTTAATAACGTCGCATGTATTGTTGGGCCGACCAAGGACACCGAAAACAATACGTTATTTTCGGCAGGATATATCGACGCACTTGAAAAAGCAAAGATGACAAATTCCATTAACATTATTCAATTCTCACCTATTAACAATGTTATTTCACCGGAATTTTTTGAATCAATATCATCTCTTCCGGCTTTCATTATTTCCTCTGAATGGCTGTTGAAAGAACTTTCTGTTTATGCAAACAAGGCGAATCAAAAAATTTCGGAAAACATCGTGTATATAGCTAATTTTAGACCTCTTAACTATGCGCAAAACAGTTTACCGGGATTCCCCGTGTATCTAAACATGGAGAGGGTGCTCAGAAAAGCTACAAACCGCATAGACGAAAAAGATAAAAAGGAGAAGGCCTTAGTTCCTGAGTTTATATCACCTACACATGGTTTCCCCGATGCATAACACTTGAATTCCCATAGTAAAGATTTCATCACGCTTTTGGTTGCAGTCTTCATGCACTCCAATAAGTCTGATACGACTTCGATATTACACCTATTGTGCACCTTATGCCCATGGAATATAATAATTGTATCTTTAAAAAAAGGTCGTACAGATGTCACAAAACAAGACACTTAATCCCGACCTTCTAAAACTATTGAAAGAGTCGGGAAATATTCTGGTAGTCACCGGAGCGGGTATCAGTACAAGCGCCGGTATTATTGACTTCCGAAGTCCCGGAGGGCTCTATTCTGTTGCAGTAGAAAGGTATAATCTTCCTTATCCTGAGGCTATATTCGATATAGCTTATTTTCATAAGAATCCTGCTCCCTTTTTTCGGCTTTCCGCCGAGCTTTTACTTGCAGATATAAAACCAACCCCGTGCCATCATTTTCTGGTGGACTTGGAGGCGAAGGGTAA
Coding sequences:
- a CDS encoding ABC transporter permease — protein: MRRILGLLMVLLIVGVLVFTIVRLIPGDPASVMLGPEATPESIEELRTTMGLDKPFLIQMLNWFAKAIHGDFGNSYFYDMSVTKLIISRMEPTLLLMSMGLLVSILLGIPMGILSAINHNTFLDRLFILLAMVGISVPNFWLGLMLILVFAQNLHIFPVLGYKLISESGFWTSIYYLILPAFALGLQLASETARLTRSSMLEVLRSDYIRTAKSKGVSKFLLVMKHAFKNAMIPTVTGIGLNVARLAGGAVVTEAVFNIPGAGNLIVTAISRRDYSLIQGHIMYVALMFVLVNLIIDILYKLLDPRVTYS
- a CDS encoding ABC transporter substrate-binding protein translates to MKKALLVLLMTIGMFWVSINSLFANGQNESPSDDNDVTVETSVPMTGGSLRLVWQPMNTLDVHWTGSDPVWQLGYHIFETVLALDEKSQPIPNLCSWEYQDGQTTLILHVRQGVLFQDGTEMKAEDVNASLKRWLSKSSFAKLAFKNLKDLEVLDEYTIKMTLSQPSPTALTALAFQDQGPYVMPKYVLDEAGNASVKKYIGTGPYKLAEWSPDRYIKLERFEDYCGLDGEPKGYGGAKKQYLDSMYWIVVKDAMTQIQALTSGDCKVGVYSATQLDQFKGYDNLVIEPTGERASMSITFNLKQGIMTNINMRRAVLSALDMNQVMYAACGGKEEFYDCNPGWGPEKTIWENNIGSDVYNKQDLQKVKQYLNAAGYKGEPIVFYGNNSTDSDKNAAMVVAEQLKQAGMNIDLRIVDWATLTQVRTDPTAYNMWCNGYTIKPDPALIAFVGNSWPGWWNTDTKNALLNNLMTEANQEKRVEAWHAFCNLIWEELPVVKIGDFNTAIVYDKHVKGIPVSAPWRRFYWNTWLTK
- a CDS encoding alpha/beta hydrolase; amino-acid sequence: MLEVYNTQAVSLNNVMTFRVMTPRNYETCNTQYPVLYAHDGQNIFQDETSVDGYSWKFEEYCKTHEKFLPKVIIVAIDSPQTNNKRTTLYTPFSKHFEVKKGSTFPSDVHGRGKEYLDWIVNDLKPWIDNRYRTIPEAKYTGICGNSTGSVISLYALLKYPFVFSRMISISGAFYYWYDLLKPCFETVVPEIEYIYLDVGTKDQGRITKPKEFVEGNTMIAQELSKLGYNDSQIAYHVFPEDKHTNYYFGRRFPDALRWIFQDCN
- a CDS encoding LacI family DNA-binding transcriptional regulator, which gives rise to MGVTIKDVAKRSGLSITTVSLVLNNKAKENRISEKTTRLITDVAAELNYSGSNSRKANYLEKPTKYYTIGFVVSSYTSLYTPEIYPRIEACCRKIGYFSLFASMYTCLENEAEYIKRFTKYHIDGIVFDPSLLSKDTSKRFIQLVADVKIPVVPLGLVNDSFLPNSIQPDLRKAGYMATDYLISKGFNNVACIVGPTKDTENNTLFSAGYIDALEKAKMTNSINIIQFSPINNVISPEFFESISSLPAFIISSEWLLKELSVYANKANQKISENIVYIANFRPLNYAQNSLPGFPVYLNMERVLRKATNRIDEKDKKEKALVPEFISPTHGFPDA